CGCGCGGCTCCTCGACGCCGCCGCCGAGGTCTTCGCCGAGGTCGGGCTGGGCGAGGCGTCCGTCGAGCGGATCTGCGAGCGGGCGGGGTTCACCCGCGGCGCCTTCTACTCGAACTTCGCCTCGAAGGACGAGATGTTCCTCCAGCTCGCGAAGGTCGTCGCGGGCGACCGCGTCGCCGCCGTGCGCGCCCGGGTGGCCGAGATCGACGCCGGGGCCCAGCTGCACCTGGACCTCGCGAACGCCGCGGCGATCGTCCGCGTGCTCGACGTGATCGACGACGACCGCGTCAGCACCCTCCTCATGCACGAGATCAGCATCCGCGCGATGCGCGACCGCGATCTCGGCACGGCCTACGCGGCCCAGGAGCAGGAGCTGCTCGGCGAGGTCGTGCAGATCATCGACGAGATCGCCGATGCGAAGGGACTCGTGCTGCGCGTGCCGTCGGTCGACGCGGCGCGGATCATCCTCGCCGTCTGGGCCGACGTGTCGGCGCGCGCGGCGATCGCCGGCCTCGACGCCGAGGCGATCGCCGAGCAGCGCAGCGTCGAGGTGGGCCGCGTCGTGCAGCTCGTCATCGAGAAGGGCTGAGCGCGTCCCTCACCCGCGGGCCCCGAGCGCCGCGTGGCAGCGCGCGATCCTCTCGCGCCACCACTCCTCGCGCTCGGGGGCGGCGCGGTGCTCGGCGAGCAGCTCGGGCCGCGGATCCACGCGGCCGACCGGGATGGCGCCGCCCTTCGCGACGAGCGGAGGCTCGGCGACGTCGGCGGCGAGGAGCGCGGCGGTCCCCAGCCCGCAGTCGTAGTCGAGCGCGGGGAGCGCCGCCGCGAGCGCTGCCCCCTGCGCGAGCCCCACGGAGGTGTCGAGGGCGCTGGAGACGACGGCCGGCAGCCCCGCAGCGGCGACGATGTCGAGTGCCCGGCGCACGCCGCCGAGCGGCTGTGCCTTGACGACGAGGATGTCGGCGGCCTCCGCGCGGGCCACGAGCAGGGGATCGGAGGCCCTGCGGACGCTCTCGTCGGCGGCGATCGGGATGTCCCAGTCGCGCAGCCGCCGGCGGAGCTCGGCGAGCTCGTCCACCGAGGCGCACGGCTGCTCGGCGTACTCGAGGTCGAACTCCGAGAGGGCGTGGAGCGCCCGCTCGGCCTCGTCGACGTTCCACCCGGCGTTCGCATCGACGCGGACGCGCGCCTCCGGTCCTGCCGCCTCGCGCACGGCGCGCACCCGGGCGATGTCGTCCGCGAGGCCCTGGCCGCGTTCGGCGACCTTGACCTTGACCGTGCGGCATCCGTCGAAGCGGGCGAGCACCTCCGCGACGCGGCCGGCGGCGACGGCGGGCATCGTCGCGTTGACCGGGACGGATGCGCGGTGCGGGGGCGGCTGCGGGCTCCAGGCGAAGTCGACGGCGGCCGCGAGCCACGTCGCCGCCTCCGCGTCGTCGTACTCCGGGAACGGCGAGAACTCGGCCCATCCCTCCGGCCCCTCGACGAGGGCGGCCTCACGGCGGTCGATGCCGCGGAAGCGCGTCCCCATCGGCAGCGAGACGACGCGCACGGTGTCGAGGATCTCGGCGAGCGGGGGCAGCGGGGCGGTCATGACTCCATCCTGCCCCCTGCCGCGGGCTTCCCCGCGATCCTATGCTGGCGCCATGCCTCTTCTCGACACCCCGGTCCGGCTCGGCGTGCAGCTCGCGCCGCAGCACTCGACCTACGCCGCGATCCACGACGCCGTCGGCCGCCTGGAAGACCTCGGCGTCGACGTCCTCTTCAACTGGGACCACTTCTTCCCGCTGTCGGGGGACCCCGACGGCACGCACTTCGAGGCCTGGACCATGCTCGCCGCGTGGGCCGAGCAGACGGAGCGCGTCGAGTTCGGATGCCTCGTGAACTGCAACTCGTACCGCAACGCCGACCTCCAGGCCGACATGGCCCGCACCGTCGACCACATCTCGGCGAAGGGCGGCGACACGGGCCGCTTCATCTTCGGCACGGGTTCGGGCTGGGCCGAACGCGACTACGACGAGTACGGCTACGCGTTCGGCACGCCGGGGTCCCGGCTGGACGATCTCGCCGAGGGGCTGCGGCGCGTCGAGGCCCGCTGGGACGTGCTGAACCCCGCGCCGACACGGCGCGTCCCCGTCCTCATCGGCGGCAAGGGCGAGCAGAAGACGCTCCGCCTCGTGGCCCGTCACGCCGACATCTGGCACAGCTTCGTCACGGGGGAGGAGCTCACGCGAAAGCTCGACGTCCTGGCCCGCTGGGGCGAGAAGGAGGAGCGCGACCTGTCGGGGCTCGTCGTCTCGAACGAGCTCAGGGAACGCGACGAGGCCGAGGCCGACGCCCTCTACGACGCGGGCGTGCGCCTGTTCACCCTCGGGATATCCGGACCCGAGCTCGACTTCGACGTCGTGCGCCGCTGGCTCGACTGGCGCGACGCGAAGAACTGACCCTGCGTCCCGCCGTCCGCTCCCGGCCGGGCGGGAGGCGGGAATAGGGTGGACGGCGTGAGCGACGCCTTCGTATCCGACCTGTTCGACCCGGCCGAGTGGGACGCCGCGCCCCGCGCGGACGCCTACCGCGACATCACGGCGCACGTGTCGAAGGACGGCCGGATCGCGCGCATCGCGTTCGACCGGCCGGAGGTGCGCAACGCCTTCCGCCCGGCGACCGTCGACGAGCTCTACCGGGCGCTCGACATCGCGCGCACGGACCCGCGGATCGGCGTCGTCCTGCTCACGGGAAACGGCCCGAGCCCCCGGGACGGCGGCTGGGCGTTCTGCTCGGGCGGCGATCAGCGCATCCGCGGACGCGACGGATACAAGTACTCGGAGGACGAGGGCGCCGTCACCGACTCCGCACGCGCGGGACGCCTGCACATCCTCGAGGTGCAGCGGCTCATCCGCTTCATGCCGAAGGTCGTCATCGCCGTCGTGCCCGGATGGGCGGCGGGAGGCGGGCACTCGCTGAACGTCGTGTGCGACCTCTCGATCGCGTCGGAGGAGCACGCGAGGTTCAAGCAGACCGACGCCGACGTCGGCTCGTTCGACGCGGGCTACGGGTCGGCGTACTTCGCCCGGCAGATCGGACAGAAGTTCGCGCGCGAGATCTTCTTCCTCGCCGAGACGTACTCCGCGCGGCGGGCGTACGAGCTGGGCGCCGTCAACCGCGTCGTGCCGCATGCCGAGCTGGAGCGCGAGGCGATCTCGATGGCGCGGACCGTCCTCGGCAAGTCGCCCACGGCCATCCGCATGCTGAAGTACGCCTTCAACGCCGTCGACGACGGCCTCGTCGGCCAGCAGCTCTTCGCGGGCGAGGCGACGCGCCTCGCCTACGGCACCGACGAGGCCGTCGAGGGCCGGGACTCGTTCCTCGAGAAGCGCGCGCCGGACTGGTCGCCCTATCCCTGGCACTTCTGAGACCCGGGCGTCGGCGGATGACCGAGTGTCGGGGACGGCGGGGATGAGGCTCGAGCGGCTGACGGGCGACGACCCCCGCGACCTGCTGCGGGCGCTGCGGGCGGCGCTCGGCGCGGGGCCCGCGATCGCGCTCGGTGCGCCGCCCCGGGGCGCGCTGCCGGACGAGGTCCCCGCCGGGACGGCCGTCGTCTTGACCACCTCGGGGTCGACGGGCGTGCCCAAGAGCGTCGTCCTGTCGCGGCATGCCCTCACGTCCAGCGCGCTCGCCACGGCGGCGCGCATCGGAGCGGGACGATGGCTCCTGCCCCTCACGGCGTCGTACGTCGCCGGCGTGCAGGTGCTCGTGCGCGGGCTCGTCCAGGGCGAGGAGCCCGCGATCCTCTCCGGTCGCTTCTCCGCGCAGGCCTTCGTTCATGTCGCCAGCGGAATGCACTCGTCCCGCCATGGCATACGTGTGCCGACATACACCTCGCTCGTCCCCGCGCAGCTGCAGACCCTCGTCGGCGCGGCCGAGCACGATCCGGACGTGAGTCGGGCGCTGGCGTCGTTCGAGACGATCCTCGTGGGGGGCCAGGCGCTGCCCGCCGCGCTGCGCGAGCGCGCCGGCGCCCTCGGGGCCCGCATCGTGCGCACCTACGGCTCGACCGAGACGAGCGGCGGGTGCGTCTACGACGGCGTGCCGCTGGACGGCGTGCGCGTGGCCGCCGTCGACGGCGAGCTGCGGATCGCCGGGCCGACGCTCGCCGAGGGGTATCTGGGGGACCCCGAGCGGACGGCCGAGGTCTTCGCGACGGATGCCGACGGGGTGCGCTGGTACCGCACGGGGGACGTCGGAACCGTCGCGGACGGCGTCGTGTCCGTCACGGGGCGCGTCGACAACGTCGTCGTCTCGGGCGGAGTGAACGTCTCGCTCGACCGCGTCGAACGCGTCGTGCGGGAGCTGCCGGGACTGGAGGACGCCGTCGTCGTGGGCGCTCCCGACGATCGCTGGGGCGAGACGCCCGTCGTCGTCGCGGCACGCGCCTCCGTCGCCGAGGAGGAGACCGCGCTCGCCGCTGCTCGCACCGCCGCGGAGGCCGCGATCGGGAAGCCGGCGCGGCCGTCCCGCCTGGTGCTCGTCGACACGCTCCCGCGCCTGGCCTCCGGCAAGCCCGACCGCCGCGCCATCCGTGCCCTCGTCGGCTGACGCCCGGCGCCGTCCGCCCCGCTCTCGAAGGCGGCGCATAGCCGTTCGGGCCTAGGATCGGAAGCCGTGGCACAGGCGAAGAACCGCAAGAGGCAGATCAGCGGCAACCCGGCGAGGCGCGGCTCCGTCACGGCGCCCCCGCCGAAGCCCGTCACGCTCGGCGACTGGATCGGCGCCGCACGGCTGCGGACCCTGCCGCTCGCGATCACGCCGGTCCTCATCGGCACGGGGGCGGCCGTGCTCGTCGGCGACCTCTTCCACTGGGTCATCGCGCTCGCGTGCCTCGCGGTGTCGGTGTCGCTGCAGATCGGCGTGAACTTCGCCAACGACTACTCGGACGGCGTGCGGGGCACCGACGACCACCGCGTCGGACCCGCCCGGCTCACCGCGTCGAGGCGCGTGAAGCCCAAGACGGTCCTCGCCGTCGCGTTCGTCTTCTTCGGTCTCGCCGGTCTCGCCGGTCTCGCCATCGTCGTCCGCACCCAGCAGTGGTGGATGCTCGCCGTCGGGGCCGTCTGCATCGTCGCGGCGTGGTTCTACACCGGCGGCAGGCGGCCGTACGGCTACAACGCCCTCGGCGAGGTCTTCGTCTTCGTCTTCTTCGGGCTCGTCGCGACGCTCGGCACGACGTGGGTGCAGGCGCACGCCCTGCCGCAGGAGGCGTGGTTCGGCGCCGTCGCTGCCGGCCTGTTCGCCTGCGCCGTCCTGCTCGCGAACAACCTGCGCGACATCGACCAGGACCGGGTCGCGGGAAAGCGCACGCTGACGGTGCTCATCGGCGGCCGTGCGACGCAGGCCGTCTACACGTCGCTCGTCGTGCTGGCGCTCGCGATCGGGGCCTACCTCGCGTTCTTCTATCCCATCGCGTGGCTCACCCTGCTCGTGCTGCTGGCCGCGGGCCCCGCGATCGTCATCGTCTGGTCTTACCGGACCGCGCGAGAGCTCGTCCTCGTGCTGCAGCTGACGTCCCTCTCGTCCGTCGCCTACGGCGCCGTCCTCGCCTGGGCGTTCGTCGGCTGAGATCCCTCCGGCGGCTCAGCGCTCGTCGTCGACGGCGGCGTCCTCGGCCTCGGCGTCGAGCTCGCGACCGGTCTTGCGCTGCTCCTGCTTCTCCTGGCTGCGCGTGTACAGGCTCGTCGAGACATCGTCGAGGGGCCTCCGCAGCAGCAGGATCGACAGGCTCAGGCCGATGAGCGCGGCGAAGATGGCCGCGAGCCACCACAGGTCCTGGAACACGGGGAAGATCATCATGACGCCGAAGGGCACCAGGAAGGCCAGCAGGCGCAGCACGGAGTAGACGACGACAGAGCGGATCCTCACGCAGCCATCCTAGGGACGGTCGTCTGGGGGTTCCCG
This window of the Microbacterium sp. AB genome carries:
- a CDS encoding LLM class F420-dependent oxidoreductase — encoded protein: MPLLDTPVRLGVQLAPQHSTYAAIHDAVGRLEDLGVDVLFNWDHFFPLSGDPDGTHFEAWTMLAAWAEQTERVEFGCLVNCNSYRNADLQADMARTVDHISAKGGDTGRFIFGTGSGWAERDYDEYGYAFGTPGSRLDDLAEGLRRVEARWDVLNPAPTRRVPVLIGGKGEQKTLRLVARHADIWHSFVTGEELTRKLDVLARWGEKEERDLSGLVVSNELRERDEAEADALYDAGVRLFTLGISGPELDFDVVRRWLDWRDAKN
- a CDS encoding 1,4-dihydroxy-2-naphthoate polyprenyltransferase, whose protein sequence is MAQAKNRKRQISGNPARRGSVTAPPPKPVTLGDWIGAARLRTLPLAITPVLIGTGAAVLVGDLFHWVIALACLAVSVSLQIGVNFANDYSDGVRGTDDHRVGPARLTASRRVKPKTVLAVAFVFFGLAGLAGLAIVVRTQQWWMLAVGAVCIVAAWFYTGGRRPYGYNALGEVFVFVFFGLVATLGTTWVQAHALPQEAWFGAVAAGLFACAVLLANNLRDIDQDRVAGKRTLTVLIGGRATQAVYTSLVVLALAIGAYLAFFYPIAWLTLLVLLAAGPAIVIVWSYRTARELVLVLQLTSLSSVAYGAVLAWAFVG
- a CDS encoding DUF4229 domain-containing protein; the protein is MRIRSVVVYSVLRLLAFLVPFGVMMIFPVFQDLWWLAAIFAALIGLSLSILLLRRPLDDVSTSLYTRSQEKQEQRKTGRELDAEAEDAAVDDER
- a CDS encoding TetR/AcrR family transcriptional regulator, whose amino-acid sequence is MTDDPRASTRSRENTRARLLDAAAEVFAEVGLGEASVERICERAGFTRGAFYSNFASKDEMFLQLAKVVAGDRVAAVRARVAEIDAGAQLHLDLANAAAIVRVLDVIDDDRVSTLLMHEISIRAMRDRDLGTAYAAQEQELLGEVVQIIDEIADAKGLVLRVPSVDAARIILAVWADVSARAAIAGLDAEAIAEQRSVEVGRVVQLVIEKG
- a CDS encoding AMP-binding protein, with the translated sequence MRLERLTGDDPRDLLRALRAALGAGPAIALGAPPRGALPDEVPAGTAVVLTTSGSTGVPKSVVLSRHALTSSALATAARIGAGRWLLPLTASYVAGVQVLVRGLVQGEEPAILSGRFSAQAFVHVASGMHSSRHGIRVPTYTSLVPAQLQTLVGAAEHDPDVSRALASFETILVGGQALPAALRERAGALGARIVRTYGSTETSGGCVYDGVPLDGVRVAAVDGELRIAGPTLAEGYLGDPERTAEVFATDADGVRWYRTGDVGTVADGVVSVTGRVDNVVVSGGVNVSLDRVERVVRELPGLEDAVVVGAPDDRWGETPVVVAARASVAEEETALAAARTAAEAAIGKPARPSRLVLVDTLPRLASGKPDRRAIRALVG
- a CDS encoding o-succinylbenzoate synthase; amino-acid sequence: MTAPLPPLAEILDTVRVVSLPMGTRFRGIDRREAALVEGPEGWAEFSPFPEYDDAEAATWLAAAVDFAWSPQPPPHRASVPVNATMPAVAAGRVAEVLARFDGCRTVKVKVAERGQGLADDIARVRAVREAAGPEARVRVDANAGWNVDEAERALHALSEFDLEYAEQPCASVDELAELRRRLRDWDIPIAADESVRRASDPLLVARAEAADILVVKAQPLGGVRRALDIVAAAGLPAVVSSALDTSVGLAQGAALAAALPALDYDCGLGTAALLAADVAEPPLVAKGGAIPVGRVDPRPELLAEHRAAPEREEWWRERIARCHAALGARG
- a CDS encoding 1,4-dihydroxy-2-naphthoyl-CoA synthase; translated protein: MSDAFVSDLFDPAEWDAAPRADAYRDITAHVSKDGRIARIAFDRPEVRNAFRPATVDELYRALDIARTDPRIGVVLLTGNGPSPRDGGWAFCSGGDQRIRGRDGYKYSEDEGAVTDSARAGRLHILEVQRLIRFMPKVVIAVVPGWAAGGGHSLNVVCDLSIASEEHARFKQTDADVGSFDAGYGSAYFARQIGQKFAREIFFLAETYSARRAYELGAVNRVVPHAELEREAISMARTVLGKSPTAIRMLKYAFNAVDDGLVGQQLFAGEATRLAYGTDEAVEGRDSFLEKRAPDWSPYPWHF